Genomic segment of Pochonia chlamydosporia 170 chromosome 1, whole genome shotgun sequence:
TCCTCAATGATAGTGTTGAGGGCAGCAATGGATGCAGGCCGGAGGTTAAGAATCATGACGACTTCACCCTTCGACAGCTCATACGGGCTCAGTTTCTCAATGATTTGCGCAATGCCATCTGGGGTGTAGGTGAGTGGCTTTTGACTCAAAGGACTTGGTGCAGTCCGTAAATATTGCAGCATCTATACCATTAAAGGAAAGGATTAGTTTCAGATTCATAAGTCTTTAATTAGTGAGAGACGGTCGTTAGATACCGTAATGCGTAACGTACTTCTCTCACGACAGTCTCCAAGTTTGGGGGTCCGCGATGCTTCTTCTGCTTATAGCGGTCTCGCTGATCTGCGAGGTGTTGATAGACCTCGTAATTCGATAAAACGGCCGACTGGGCCTCAAGGATCTTCATGTCGACTGGTGAACAGGACGGAGCCCTGACGTATATTTGAGATTGGGGTGTGAGGCTGCAATGCAGATGCGGGATAAGCCGAGGAGGTGTGGCGGCTTGGGGCAGGTGGGCGACAAACAAGAATCCTATAtcaaaagaaacaaaagcagAAAAAAAGTGAGTCTGTCGGTCTGAACATTAACTGGAGACCGGGGTGGTTGGTTTGGCGCGATGGGCTCGATGGCCAGTCAAGACGATGTTGATTTTTCAGTTACGTTTTCAAGATGCTGGCTCTCCAATCAAGCTGTGggcaatttttttttccccaATGGATTCATTGGGTTCATGCAGATGTGAACAAGAGAGACGTGGCAGGGACCAATCAGCTGCAAGCTTTCAAACGCATCGAAAGAGCAGGTTGGGGACGAGACAACCAACCAAAGCAGCACCAGAATGCAGGTTTCAACGGTGCAAGCcgaaaataaaaagaaagTATGGCTGTTGTAGAGGGGCAGCACGGCATTCACAAGCAAAAATTGCGATTGGAtcatgatgttcttggctgAAGCTTGCGAAGACAAGTTGGTCTCGAGTGGCAGACACGAACCAGACAGGTTACATGCGGAGAGTGTGCAGAGCCGCCGCCACGCTTCAGCTGGGGTACCACAGAAGTCTCAACTGCTGTCTCTTGGTGCTCGGTCTGACTGGTTAACTGCCATTGATcgggatcaattgatgccgCACTACCCCGTACAGACAGCCCTGCAAGCGAGCAACCAAACTCGCTAGCGGCATGCACCTTCCATTGCTCAATCAAATGTCGCGTCAAGTTGCATCTCACCTGCCCTCAAACCCGCCGCAACCGCAAGAACTTTGGGATGTTGTGTTATCCGGCGATGATGGGGGCTCCGTTTGAAGCCGCCCCTGTCTTGTCTCGTCTGCACTCATTCTTGCTTCGTGTTTTCGCACAGATGCCGCTCAGCGATCGATTGCCAAGACGATCTGAAGTGTGATGAAATACGTGCAGCCAAGCTTCAATGGCGCACTGAGAGTGGGATGGACCCGGACCCCGCCAAAATGGCGTAATGGCCGCACTGGCTACTGTCGAGGACTCGGAAGTCTGCACCCGACAAATGGCCGCCACATGCACCTTCCTTCACTCCGGATATTCCTCTAGGTCAAGTGGCATCGACGGTCTGATACAGTATGTCCCTCTGTGTACAACACAGTATTTGTGCCGTGgttcaaaaaaaaaaaaccctCATTATACGCTGCACgctttcctttttgctggCCGAGGGGATTCGAGATTGTGCAGTTGGTGAGCCACTCTTGTGTGGCATCGCAGCCATGCTTCCGTCTTTACGGTGCTCGATGCGGTGACAGCATGCAGTATCACCTGCCAAAAATTTACACACATCGAATTCTAAGTTGCGaatcacaccagaccatgcatGACCCTTGGCTTCGCTTGAGTCAGCGCCGAGGGAGTTAATAGTTAAGCCATGCAACtggcaaatggcaaatggcGGCTCCCACTTGACTGACCTCTGAAAACCTAGAACCTAGTGTCCCCGGCCCCGTCCGTcagaagaagtcaagtccagtccCCATCCATCTATTGCTAGTTTCTGACCAACATCccttctctcttctttatcCAATCTTCCGATGATCTGTTTTAACACATCGATCcctctcatcaccatgctGCTTTAATAAAGCCCTCAATTTTATCCTGCTCGGAGTCGGCTCCTTCTGCCCTGCCTGCCTCATCGCCGCACCTGCATGTCGCTCCTGCCTCCCCTGCCTTGCTCCCTGTCGCCGGAATCGGCCCAGAAAAACTCAAAGCCCTCGGCAGAGCCTCTGACGTCTGGTTACTGCAAGTGCTCCTGCCCTGTCAGCGCTGCTCCTGCCCACTACGCACCTCTCCCCACTCTGGCTCCAACCGGCTTTGTGGCGGGGAAGtaggaaaaaaaaaattcccAGACACGAATAATCGAGGTCGAACCTCGACTTCGAACCCGCGCTTGTTGCGGTTTCGCCCACGAGACCATCGACTTCCTCTAATTTCCACTCAACGACTTGTCGTTGTGCCCTTTGGTCCTGACTTTTTTGTCTGGTCCATTAATCTCTCCATTCTCATACTCATCCGGCTGACGCTCGACGGCATTCATTCGCCAATTCGAACACGCCGGCCATGGTCCGCAACATCGTCTTGCTCGGCGGCAATTCGCATCCCCAACTAACGGAAAATGTCTCCAACATCCTCGGCATTCCTTCTTGCGATCGCATCCTAAGCAAATTTTCTGGCGGTGAAAGCCGTTGTGAAATCAAAGACTCGGTCCGTGGCAAGGATGTCTACATCGTCCAGTCTGGCTCCGGCCATGTCAATGACAACCTCATCGACCTCTGCATCATGATCTCTGCATGCAAAACTGGATCTGCAAAACGAGTTACCGCAGTCGTCCCTCTCTTTCCTTACTCGAGACAGCCCGATTGGCCCTACAATAAAGCCGGCGcgccattgtcaagatcTTCCGAGGCCCCCAGAAAAGACTACACCTTCGAGAGCGTGCCGGCCACACCTCGCCCTGGTGGTCCTCGCAGCCATGGTTTGAGCAACGGCGCCTTCAGCCTTAGCGACAAGCTTCAAAAAACGACCATTTCAGAGACCAATGGCACAGACTACTTTCCTAAGAGGTCAGATACTCTGTCCAGTGTGGGCTCCAATGGGCGCGGGCACACGGCGGAGaattccatctcatctcaacgAAGCTTCACCACACACGACTATGAGAACCCCAACAGCGTCGCTGCTACCTTCCAGGCCAAGCCCGGCTACAAGCAATGGGTGGCGCAGGCCGGCACTCTAGTTGCCGACCTTCTCACTTGCGCCGGCGCTgaccacatcatcaccatggacTTGCACGACCCTCAATATCAGGGTTTTTTCGACATTCCTGTCGACAACCTCTACGGCAAGCCTCTCATCCAAAGTTACATCCAGAAGCACATCCCCGGTTATGGAGAAGCCGTGATTGTCTCTCCGGACGCTGGTGGTGCGAAGCGAGCCACAGCCATCGCCGACAGCCTCAAGATGGACTTTGCTCTCATTCACAAGGTAATATGATCCCTTCTACAACACCCCGATTGTTCACTACTCACCCCGCACTACCAGGAACGACGTCCCATCAAGTTTACGGAGCAGCGAAATGCCAGCATGATGCTTGTTGGTGATATTGCCAATCGCGTTTGCATCTTGGTTGACGATCTGGGCGAcaccgccaacaccatcacacGCGCTGCCAAATTACTGAAGAAGGAGGGAGCTACCAAGGTCTATGCTCTACTCACTCACGGTGTCTTCAGCGGTGACGCCATTCCTCGCTTGAATGCGTCTGCTATTGACAAGATTATTGTGACCAACTCGGTCCCTCAGGAGGAGCATCGTCGGCTGTGTCCCAAGTTGGAAGTGTTGGATGTATCCCCCATCTTTGCTGAAGCTATTCGCCGCGTCCATCACGGTGAATCCATTAGCAGACTCTTCCAGTACGACTAATTCTTACGCTGCCGGAAACACTGCATACTTGTCAATGCACTGGCCCTGATGCCGATTTCGAGGATAATCCTTCCGTATTCACTAGCACACCCACGGGCCTCGGACCTTTTGATCTCGATTTCTCATTTATGGCTCCATAATCTCACGTTCGACCAAAGCTATGCTTCAAATCTGGGTAAAATTACGCAGTAGCTGCTCGGGAACGAGGTTGTAGGACCCTTGGAGTTTCATGGTGGTTCTAATTcatattttattttttatttttattttttgcCCTATCCCGGATTCTTTTTGAGCAGCCACAAGAGGGCCCCTACTAGCATGTCCGCAGCCTAGACAAGGAAACGTGGTTAGGCTGGCGGTAGAAAATCTACATCACGAGTGGAGTtaagttgagttgagttgaatCGAGTAGGATGAGGCGGCAGGCTTGTTTTGAACCAAAAAAAGCTAGCAGCTTAAATCTTTGTTTGCTCGTGTTTTGCTCCATTTCATTTGTCGCAGTCATATCAAAACCACGATATAGCAC
This window contains:
- a CDS encoding RNA polymerase III, subunit C17 (similar to Metarhizium robertsii ARSEF 23 XP_007818803.1), with translation MKILEAQSAVLSNYEVYQHLADQRDRYKQKKHRGPPNLETVVREMLQYLRTAPSPLSQKPLTYTPDGIAQIIEKLSPYELSKGEVVMILNLRPASIAALNTIIEDMPERYSDEQQEEMVNIVAEILGQFEVAEADGNGDDGEDGDVNMNDAAAS
- a CDS encoding ribose-phosphate pyrophosphokinase 5 (similar to Magnaporthe oryzae 70-15 XP_003709384.1); translated protein: MVRNIVLLGGNSHPQLTENVSNILGIPSCDRILSKFSGGESRCEIKDSVRGKDVYIVQSGSGHVNDNLIDLCIMISACKTGSAKRVTAVVPLFPYSRQPDWPYNKAGAPLSRSSEAPRKDYTFESVPATPRPGGPRSHGLSNGAFSLSDKLQKTTISETNGTDYFPKRSDTLSSVGSNGRGHTAENSISSQRSFTTHDYENPNSVAATFQAKPGYKQWVAQAGTLVADLLTCAGADHIITMDLHDPQYQGFFDIPVDNLYGKPLIQSYIQKHIPGYGEAVIVSPDAGGAKRATAIADSLKMDFALIHKERRPIKFTEQRNASMMLVGDIANRVCILVDDLGDTANTITRAAKLLKKEGATKVYALLTHGVFSGDAIPRLNASAIDKIIVTNSVPQEEHRRLCPKLEVLDVSPIFAEAIRRVHHGESISRLFQYD